In Armatimonadota bacterium, the following proteins share a genomic window:
- the nuoC gene encoding NADH-quinone oxidoreductase subunit C, whose protein sequence is MSETTAQEMPERPEVARIRERFPDAVREVITFRGDTWVILNKQYLPDVCRFLRDEPELSYRFLSDIVGIDQLGRRQPRFEIVYNLYSFRTFTRLFLKVCVDEGETVPSLTGVYPGANFPEREVYDMFGIVFEGHPDLRRILMPDDWVGHPLRKDFPLGGEEVVFDQGTLGPSIAEVQTPHPGESFFGKTGLSSRE, encoded by the coding sequence ATGAGCGAGACTACCGCACAAGAGATGCCGGAACGCCCGGAGGTGGCGCGTATCCGTGAGCGATTTCCCGACGCGGTGCGCGAGGTCATTACCTTCCGGGGAGATACATGGGTTATCCTGAACAAACAGTATTTGCCTGATGTTTGCCGTTTCCTGCGCGACGAACCGGAATTGAGCTATCGTTTCCTTTCGGACATTGTGGGGATAGACCAGCTGGGGCGCCGCCAACCGCGCTTTGAGATAGTGTACAACCTCTACTCGTTCCGCACGTTTACCCGCCTGTTTCTGAAGGTGTGCGTAGATGAAGGGGAGACCGTTCCTTCCCTCACCGGCGTCTATCCCGGCGCCAATTTCCCCGAACGCGAGGTGTACGATATGTTCGGCATCGTGTTCGAGGGGCATCCCGATTTGCGCCGCATCCTGATGCCGGATGATTGGGTAGGGCATCCGCTACGCAAGGACTTTCCGCTGGGCGGTGAAGAGGTAGTCTTTGACCAGGGCACGCTGGGTCCGTCCATTGCGGAAGTGCAAACGCCGCACCCGGGCGAGTCCTTCTTCGGAAAGACGGGGCTTTCCAGTCGGGAGTAG
- the nuoA1 gene encoding NADH-quinone oxidoreductase subunit A 1 encodes MLDSYIPVLVLAVLAAVLAVGMIVLSFLLGPKRPDYRKVAPYECGVTPVGSARERFPVKFFLVAMLFIIFDVETIFLYPWAVTFKDAPKAVQAFNLVEMGVFIAILFAGYFYMLGTRALEWEESERVQPRRVILKAVAEKLGPDSREEAVLPR; translated from the coding sequence ATGCTGGACAGTTACATTCCTGTGCTGGTGTTAGCGGTGCTGGCGGCGGTGCTGGCTGTCGGCATGATAGTTCTCTCTTTCTTGTTGGGGCCCAAGCGGCCGGACTACCGCAAGGTGGCTCCTTATGAGTGCGGGGTGACCCCTGTTGGCTCCGCGCGGGAACGATTCCCCGTGAAGTTCTTTCTGGTGGCGATGTTGTTTATCATTTTCGATGTGGAGACCATCTTCCTATATCCGTGGGCAGTCACCTTTAAGGATGCTCCGAAAGCGGTGCAGGCGTTCAACCTGGTAGAGATGGGCGTGTTCATTGCTATTCTGTTTGCAGGCTATTTTTACATGCTGGGCACGCGCGCGCTGGAGTGGGAGGAGTCCGAGCGAGTGCAGCCTCGGCGTGTGATCTTGAAGGCGGTTGCTGAAAAACTGGGTCCAGATTCGCGAGAGGAGGCGGTTTTGCCGCGCTGA